From a region of the Agromyces ramosus genome:
- a CDS encoding NUDIX domain-containing protein, whose translation MADDPRPTVGERVEPLADQPVEAPVRASERVFEGKVWDIRRDAFEFGGEEIVREYVDHTGAVGVLAIDDADRVFLIKQYRHPVRMRDWEIPAGLLDVDGEHPLAAAQRELAEEADLEASDWAVLADVATSPGGSDEVIRIYVARDLSATASVFAREAEEADMQTRWVPLAEGVEAVLARRIHNAPLAIALLAADAARARGWQSLGEADAPWPNRAPTRQDPTAP comes from the coding sequence ATGGCTGACGACCCTCGGCCGACGGTCGGCGAACGGGTCGAACCCCTCGCCGACCAGCCGGTCGAGGCGCCGGTGCGCGCGAGCGAGCGGGTCTTCGAGGGCAAGGTCTGGGACATCCGTCGTGATGCGTTCGAATTCGGCGGTGAAGAGATCGTGCGCGAGTACGTCGATCACACCGGCGCCGTGGGCGTGCTCGCGATCGACGACGCCGACCGGGTGTTCCTGATCAAGCAGTACCGTCATCCGGTGCGCATGCGCGACTGGGAGATCCCCGCGGGACTGCTCGATGTCGACGGCGAGCACCCACTCGCCGCGGCACAGCGGGAGCTCGCCGAAGAGGCCGATCTCGAGGCATCCGACTGGGCCGTGCTCGCCGACGTCGCGACCTCGCCCGGCGGCAGCGACGAGGTCATTCGCATCTACGTGGCGCGCGACCTCAGCGCCACGGCTTCGGTGTTCGCACGCGAGGCCGAAGAGGCCGACATGCAGACGCGGTGGGTTCCACTCGCCGAGGGCGTCGAGGCCGTGCTCGCCCGACGCATCCACAACGCGCCGCTCGCGATCGCGCTGCTCGCCGCCGATGCGGCACGGGCCCGCGGCTGGCAGAGCCTCGGCGAAGCGGATGCCCCCTGGCC